In a single window of the Subtercola sp. PAMC28395 genome:
- a CDS encoding LLM class flavin-dependent oxidoreductase: protein MQFGIFSVSDVTTDPTNLTTPTEHERIKAIIAIAKKAEEVGLDVFALGEHHNPPFVSSSPTTMLAYIAAQTEKIILSTSTTLITTNDPVRIAEDYAMLQHVSDGRMDVMMGRGNTGPVYPWFGQDIRQGIPLAIENYALLHRLWREEYVDWEGKFRTPLHGFQSTPRPLDGVPPFVWHGSIRSPEIAEQAAYYGDGFFANNIFWPKEHYMQLIGYYRQRFEHYGHGSADQAIVGLGGQAYMAKNSQDAVNEFRPYFNEAPVYGHGPSLEDFTEQTPLTVGSPQQVIDRYASMREHFGDYQRQLFLMDHAGLPLKTVLEQLDLLGEEVVPVLRKEFAVNRPATVPDGPTHASLVAAALAREGSEGLSASAPSERESERV, encoded by the coding sequence ATGCAGTTTGGAATCTTCAGCGTCAGCGATGTGACCACTGACCCCACCAACCTCACCACCCCGACCGAGCACGAGCGCATCAAAGCGATCATTGCCATTGCCAAGAAGGCCGAAGAAGTCGGGCTGGACGTTTTTGCGCTGGGGGAGCACCACAACCCACCGTTTGTGTCGTCGTCGCCGACCACGATGTTGGCCTACATCGCGGCCCAGACCGAGAAGATCATCCTGAGCACGTCGACGACGCTGATCACGACAAACGATCCTGTGCGCATTGCTGAGGACTACGCGATGTTGCAGCACGTGTCTGACGGTCGCATGGACGTCATGATGGGCCGCGGCAATACTGGCCCGGTCTACCCGTGGTTCGGGCAGGACATTCGCCAGGGCATCCCGCTGGCGATCGAGAACTACGCGCTGCTGCACCGGTTGTGGCGCGAAGAGTATGTCGACTGGGAGGGGAAGTTCCGCACTCCGCTGCACGGTTTCCAGTCGACGCCGCGCCCGCTCGACGGGGTGCCTCCGTTTGTGTGGCATGGGAGCATCCGTTCGCCTGAAATCGCTGAGCAGGCGGCTTATTACGGCGACGGGTTCTTCGCAAACAACATCTTCTGGCCGAAAGAGCACTACATGCAGCTCATCGGTTACTACCGCCAGCGCTTCGAACACTACGGGCACGGTTCCGCCGACCAGGCGATCGTCGGGCTGGGCGGGCAGGCGTACATGGCCAAGAATTCGCAAGATGCGGTGAACGAATTCCGCCCGTACTTCAACGAGGCTCCGGTGTACGGCCATGGGCCATCACTGGAGGACTTCACCGAGCAGACGCCACTGACGGTGGGGAGCCCGCAGCAGGTCATCGACCGTTACGCGTCTATGCGTGAACACTTCGGCGACTACCAGCGCCAGCTCTTCCTGATGGACCACGCGGGTTTGCCGTTGAAGACGGTGCTCGAGCAGCTCGACCTGCTGGGCGAAGAGGTGGTTCCCGTGCTTCGCAAGGAATTCGCCGTGAACCGGCCGGCGACGGTGCCCGACGGGCCCACGCATGCCTCGCTGGTTGCTGCGGCGCTTGCGCGTGAAGGTTCGGAGGGGTTGTCTGCCAGTGCCCCGAGCGAACGGGAATCCGAACGGGTCTGA
- a CDS encoding DUF779 domain-containing protein, translated as MLDTTEAPLEAPLEATVTIPGETLSRVSLSATAVELLRKLWTQYGPLMFHQSGGCCDGSSPMCYPEGDFLTSDNDILLGTFDISPSAAAGADSTPTEHQPINFWMSSEQFAYWSHTHLTVDVVKGRGSGFSVEAPEGVRFLIRSRLMETATPFV; from the coding sequence ATGCTCGACACGACCGAAGCGCCGCTCGAAGCGCCGCTCGAAGCCACCGTCACGATTCCCGGGGAAACCCTGTCGCGGGTCTCCCTCAGCGCGACCGCCGTCGAGCTCCTCCGCAAGCTCTGGACCCAGTACGGCCCCCTCATGTTCCACCAGTCTGGGGGTTGCTGCGACGGAAGCTCCCCCATGTGTTACCCGGAGGGCGACTTCCTCACCTCCGACAACGACATACTGCTGGGCACCTTCGACATCAGCCCTTCAGCCGCGGCGGGTGCCGACTCCACCCCGACAGAACACCAACCGATCAACTTCTGGATGTCATCCGAACAGTTCGCCTACTGGAGCCACACACACCTGACGGTCGACGTGGTCAAAGGCCGCGGGAGTGGCTTCTCGGTCGAGGCTCCCGAAGGTGTTCGGTTCCTCATCCGATCGCGCCTCATGGAGACAGCGACACCCTTCGTCTGA
- a CDS encoding aldehyde dehydrogenase family protein: MTVYAVPGTPGSKITFKPRYEHWIGGEWVKPVQGQYFEDISPVNGKPFAEVARGTHEDIDAALDAAHKAAPAWGKSSPAARAAVLNKIADVIDANLELLAVAETWDNGKPIREPLNADLPLASDHFRYFASAIRAQDGDHAEIDSDTVAYQFHEPLGVVGQIIPWNFPILMAVWKLAPAIAAGNTVVLKPAEQTPVSILVLIELIGDILPPGVINIVNGFGVEAGKPLASSPRIRKIAFTGETSTGRLISQYASANLIPVTLELGGKSPNIFFKDVADENDAFYDKAQEGFTLFAFNQGEVCTCPSRALIQKPIYDSFLDTVSARTAKAIQGNPLDTDTQVGAQASNDQLEKILSYIDIGKQEGAKLRLGGERADLGGDLSEGYYVQPTIFEGHNKMRLFQEEIFGPVVAVTSFDDYDDAISIANDTLYGLGAGVWSRNGNVAYRAGRDIQAGRVWINNYHAYPAGAAFGGYKSSGIGRENNKLALDHYQQTKNLLVSYSENALGFF; this comes from the coding sequence ATGACCGTCTACGCAGTGCCCGGTACCCCCGGGTCCAAAATCACTTTCAAGCCCCGCTACGAGCACTGGATCGGAGGCGAATGGGTGAAGCCTGTTCAGGGCCAGTACTTCGAAGACATCTCCCCCGTCAATGGCAAGCCATTCGCCGAGGTTGCCCGCGGTACGCATGAAGACATCGATGCGGCGCTCGACGCTGCCCACAAAGCTGCACCGGCCTGGGGCAAGTCATCGCCTGCCGCGCGAGCCGCCGTACTCAACAAGATCGCCGACGTGATCGACGCCAACCTCGAACTTCTGGCGGTTGCCGAGACGTGGGACAACGGCAAGCCGATCCGTGAACCGTTGAACGCCGACCTCCCGCTTGCGTCGGACCACTTCCGTTACTTTGCGTCAGCCATCCGCGCTCAAGACGGTGACCACGCTGAGATCGATAGCGACACCGTCGCCTACCAGTTCCACGAACCGCTCGGTGTCGTCGGGCAGATCATCCCGTGGAACTTCCCGATTCTGATGGCAGTGTGGAAGCTCGCTCCGGCGATCGCCGCGGGCAACACGGTCGTGCTGAAGCCGGCCGAGCAGACCCCGGTCTCGATCCTCGTGCTGATCGAACTCATCGGCGACATTCTGCCGCCCGGCGTCATCAACATCGTCAACGGTTTCGGTGTCGAGGCAGGCAAGCCGCTGGCTTCGAGCCCGCGCATCCGCAAGATCGCGTTCACCGGTGAGACCAGCACCGGTCGCCTCATCTCGCAGTACGCGAGCGCCAACCTCATCCCCGTCACCCTCGAGCTCGGTGGCAAGTCCCCGAACATCTTCTTCAAAGATGTCGCGGACGAGAACGACGCGTTCTACGACAAGGCGCAGGAGGGCTTCACTCTCTTCGCATTCAACCAGGGCGAAGTCTGCACCTGCCCGAGCCGCGCGCTCATCCAGAAGCCGATCTACGACTCGTTCCTCGACACCGTCAGCGCTCGCACGGCCAAGGCGATTCAGGGCAACCCCCTCGACACCGACACCCAGGTCGGCGCCCAGGCATCGAACGACCAGCTCGAGAAGATCCTGAGCTACATCGACATCGGCAAGCAGGAGGGTGCGAAGCTCCGCCTCGGCGGCGAGCGTGCCGACCTCGGCGGAGACCTCTCAGAGGGCTACTACGTGCAGCCGACGATCTTCGAGGGCCACAACAAGATGCGCCTGTTCCAGGAGGAGATCTTCGGCCCGGTTGTCGCAGTGACTTCGTTCGACGACTACGACGACGCCATCTCGATTGCCAACGACACCCTCTACGGCCTCGGCGCCGGCGTCTGGTCACGCAACGGAAACGTCGCCTATCGTGCTGGCCGCGACATCCAGGCCGGTCGCGTGTGGATCAACAACTACCACGCCTACCCCGCTGGCGCAGCTTTCGGCGGCTACAAGAGCTCGGGCATCGGGCGCGAGAACAACAAGCTCGCCCTCGACCACTACCAGCAGACCAAGAACCTGCTGGTGTCGTACTCCGAGAACGCGCTGGGCTTCTTCTAA
- a CDS encoding helix-turn-helix domain-containing protein, giving the protein MGTDYADAAGVRRLVEESWMRSLARKLDPDTLLPRFDLDDETLREYRREHPLSLVLPIIHRLLIAHTFESGLIVAIGDQAGRLLWIDGDRELRRRAEGMYFVEGADWSEASVGTSAPGTALALDHGIQIGGAEHFNRIVHPWSCTAVPVHDPATGDILGVIDITGGDNAVSPATMPLLEAAVAAAESELRIHQLARAHPRLGLTTQLRLPPRPGDTAGWPGAGGHVVANTAAAKTAVANTIAAINPTAAINTAAINTAVSMNTATSINTVNSAISGAPGNVETRARSSSSTKKPRATDARQLSVLGREVGRLTVGAAANTVELSARHTEILTLLAWHRRGLSAEQLAQKLYTADNSVATLRAEIVRLRAVLAEVDPSVVIESRPYRLATPLELDAHRVLAFLERGAHRVALAAYVGPVVMGSTAPGVVEIRAEISANVRESLMTDASADVLLAYAHTDECAYDREVWIACLQRLPAQSPKRASVVSRIERIDAELRR; this is encoded by the coding sequence GTGGGCACCGACTATGCAGACGCGGCTGGCGTGCGCCGCCTGGTCGAGGAGTCGTGGATGCGCTCGCTGGCGCGAAAACTCGACCCCGACACGCTTCTTCCGCGATTCGACCTCGACGATGAGACCCTGCGCGAGTACCGCAGGGAGCATCCCTTGTCGCTGGTGCTGCCGATCATCCACCGCCTGCTGATCGCCCACACCTTCGAGAGCGGTCTCATCGTCGCAATCGGGGACCAGGCCGGCAGACTGCTCTGGATCGACGGTGACCGCGAACTGCGCCGCCGTGCAGAGGGCATGTACTTCGTCGAGGGTGCCGACTGGTCTGAGGCCAGTGTCGGGACAAGCGCCCCGGGCACTGCCCTGGCACTCGACCATGGCATCCAGATCGGTGGCGCGGAGCACTTCAACCGCATCGTGCACCCCTGGAGCTGCACCGCCGTTCCCGTGCACGACCCCGCTACCGGCGACATTCTCGGTGTCATCGACATCACCGGCGGCGACAATGCCGTCTCTCCGGCGACAATGCCCCTGCTCGAGGCCGCTGTAGCCGCAGCGGAATCCGAACTGCGCATCCACCAACTGGCCCGGGCCCACCCCAGACTCGGCCTCACCACGCAGCTGCGACTGCCTCCGAGGCCAGGAGACACTGCTGGCTGGCCAGGTGCGGGAGGGCACGTCGTTGCCAACACGGCCGCGGCCAAAACGGCCGTTGCCAACACGATCGCTGCTATCAACCCGACCGCTGCCATCAATACGGCTGCCATCAATACCGCCGTGAGCATGAACACAGCCACCAGCATCAACACGGTGAACAGCGCAATCAGCGGCGCACCCGGCAACGTCGAGACCAGGGCCCGCTCATCGAGCAGCACGAAGAAGCCGCGAGCAACGGATGCCCGGCAACTCAGTGTGCTCGGCCGCGAGGTTGGCCGCCTCACGGTCGGCGCAGCTGCAAACACAGTCGAACTCAGCGCCCGCCACACCGAGATCCTGACGCTGCTGGCGTGGCACCGCCGCGGGCTCTCGGCCGAGCAACTGGCACAGAAGCTCTACACAGCCGACAATTCGGTCGCCACCCTGAGGGCAGAGATCGTACGATTGCGTGCCGTGTTGGCTGAGGTCGACCCTTCCGTCGTCATCGAATCACGCCCCTATCGACTCGCCACTCCGCTTGAACTCGATGCTCATCGCGTGCTGGCGTTTCTCGAACGTGGAGCGCACCGCGTTGCCCTGGCCGCGTACGTCGGCCCCGTGGTGATGGGTTCGACTGCGCCCGGAGTTGTGGAGATCCGGGCCGAGATCAGTGCAAATGTGCGCGAATCGCTGATGACCGATGCCTCAGCGGATGTGTTGCTGGCCTACGCCCACACTGATGAGTGCGCCTACGACCGCGAGGTGTGGATCGCCTGTCTGCAGCGTCTGCCGGCGCAATCGCCGAAACGGGCATCCGTCGTCTCACGCATCGAACGAATCGACGCTGAACTCAGACGCTGA
- a CDS encoding MDR family MFS transporter, translating to MLTTGLVAIDSTILATSVPSIVSDIGGFSQFPWLFSIYLLAQAVSVPVYAKLSDTLGRKPIILVGIGLFLVGSILCGFAWSMPALIAFRVVQGLGAGAVQPMAVTIAGDIYSVAERAKVQGYIASVWAVSSVVGPTLGGVFSEFVSWRWIFFVNIPLCFLAGWMLVKNLHEKIAPQKHTIDYAGAVLLTLGLSALILAVLEGGQAWAWDSAISIGAFVLGALLLVMFVLAERRAAEPILPLWVFSRRLLLTTTLVSLGVGAILVGLTSFVPTFLEGSIGVTPIVSGLAVAALTVGWPISASQSGRLYLRLGFRRTVLIGTSIAVIGTLALCFTATTPNLWLTAASCFVVGLGLGLTATPALIAAQSSVPWNERGVVTGTNLFARSIGSAVGVAIFGAIANGIYAAHSVGAGSGAGSQHDPAVIALASGSAFVAIAVCAGATIFAAAAMPEARVEDVERARPARGQGR from the coding sequence ATGCTCACGACAGGCCTCGTCGCCATCGACTCGACGATCCTGGCAACCTCCGTTCCCTCGATCGTCAGCGACATCGGCGGCTTCTCCCAGTTTCCGTGGCTGTTCTCGATATACCTGCTCGCGCAAGCGGTGTCGGTGCCCGTCTACGCGAAACTGAGTGACACGCTCGGGCGCAAGCCGATCATCCTCGTCGGTATCGGTCTCTTCCTGGTCGGCTCCATTCTCTGCGGGTTCGCGTGGAGCATGCCCGCTCTCATCGCCTTCCGCGTGGTGCAGGGCCTCGGCGCAGGCGCCGTGCAACCGATGGCCGTCACTATCGCCGGCGACATCTACAGCGTGGCCGAACGGGCCAAAGTGCAGGGCTACATCGCGAGCGTCTGGGCCGTCTCCTCTGTAGTCGGCCCGACCCTCGGTGGAGTCTTCTCGGAGTTCGTCTCGTGGCGCTGGATCTTCTTCGTCAACATTCCGCTCTGCTTTCTTGCGGGGTGGATGCTCGTGAAGAACCTCCATGAGAAGATCGCCCCGCAGAAGCACACGATCGACTACGCGGGTGCCGTGTTGCTCACCCTGGGCCTCAGCGCCCTCATTCTGGCGGTGCTGGAAGGCGGACAGGCGTGGGCGTGGGATTCTGCGATCAGCATCGGCGCATTCGTTCTCGGGGCGCTGCTTCTGGTCATGTTCGTGCTCGCCGAGCGTCGGGCCGCCGAACCGATCCTGCCCCTCTGGGTCTTCTCGAGGCGACTCCTGTTGACGACGACCCTCGTGTCGCTCGGCGTCGGCGCCATCCTCGTCGGGCTCACCTCATTCGTGCCTACGTTCCTCGAGGGGTCGATCGGCGTCACACCCATCGTTTCCGGGCTGGCTGTTGCAGCACTCACGGTGGGCTGGCCGATCTCTGCATCACAATCGGGGCGTCTCTACCTGCGGCTCGGATTTCGCCGCACTGTTCTCATCGGTACCAGCATCGCGGTCATCGGCACACTCGCGCTGTGCTTCACCGCTACCACGCCCAACCTCTGGCTGACCGCCGCGAGCTGTTTCGTCGTGGGCCTGGGTCTTGGGCTCACGGCTACCCCGGCACTCATCGCCGCGCAATCGAGCGTGCCCTGGAACGAGCGTGGTGTCGTCACCGGCACCAACCTGTTCGCCCGCTCCATCGGCAGCGCAGTCGGAGTCGCGATCTTCGGAGCGATCGCGAATGGCATCTATGCGGCGCACAGTGTTGGGGCGGGCTCCGGAGCAGGCTCCCAACACGATCCGGCGGTCATCGCGCTCGCATCTGGAAGTGCCTTCGTTGCCATCGCTGTGTGTGCTGGAGCAACGATATTCGCGGCTGCCGCTATGCCCGAAGCCCGGGTCGAAGACGTCGAGCGCGCCCGGCCAGCGCGGGGTCAGGGGCGGTAG